The DNA segment GTAAACAAAATCAAATAGAAGGTGCTCAAAGTGAAGGTAAGAAAGTGGTTGTAATTGAAGATTTAATTTCGACAGGTGGATCATCTATTACAGCAGTTGAAGCTTTAAAAGAAGCAGGCGCTGAAGTATTAGGTGTCGTAGCAATCTTCACATACGGTTTAAAGAAAGCCGATGATCAATTTGAAGAAGCGCAAGTACCATTTTATACACTCAGTAATTATAATGAATTAATTGAAGTTGCAAAAGAAAATGGGCAAATTTCTGAATCAGACATTACTACTTTAGTTGATTGGAGAGACAACTTGTCATAATATGTAACCCAAAGGGGGTACATGTATGACAAAAAGCCCAGAAGAATCCTATCAAAATTTTTCACATATCAATGATTTTTTGAAAAAAGATGATGACTATAGAAAACACGATGACGATAAGTATAAGCAAGAAATGAATTCAGAAGATAAAGAAGAAAACGACTTTTACAAACAATCAAAATCAAACATCAAAGATAAAAAGAACTTGTAGAATGGCTCTTACTATTTAATTGAAAGTTAAATAATGAACTCGAATCAGGCTACTCATTTTCTGTAATAAA comes from the Staphylococcus hsinchuensis genome and includes:
- the pyrE gene encoding orotate phosphoribosyltransferase, whose protein sequence is MAKNIAKALLDIEAVTLSPNDLFTWSSGIKSPIYCDNRVTLGFPSVRRDIRDGLSDLIQQQFPEGQIVSGTATAGIPHAAYVSEVLDLPMNYVRSKSKSHGKQNQIEGAQSEGKKVVVIEDLISTGGSSITAVEALKEAGAEVLGVVAIFTYGLKKADDQFEEAQVPFYTLSNYNELIEVAKENGQISESDITTLVDWRDNLS